The proteins below are encoded in one region of Nitrospirota bacterium:
- the mreC gene encoding rod shape-determining protein MreC, whose product MANSRSSSGARRLAFVCFALLLAALFLFPGQIQGLLQYLGGPVGHVARIPLEVIASIDTGIANRWQQYVVLQGVWEENQQLRKDIEWLRGQNSQLRELAAATERLTALLEFKEQALPTMVAARVIGRDTTNRYQAIILNKGESDGIKPDMGVITPAGVVGRIVKTTGASSVVLLVTDPNNAIAGLIQRTRDEGIVEGTQQGLAQLKYLPLLSTLRDGDRVVTSGLVGDFPRGLAIGTITHIDKQEGALFQSAELMPEVDVGRVEEVLVIQASYGQSTKTAGGVDLPGKP is encoded by the coding sequence ATGGCTAACTCTCGTTCTTCCTCCGGTGCCAGACGGCTGGCGTTCGTCTGCTTCGCACTTTTGCTGGCGGCTCTTTTCCTGTTTCCCGGTCAAATCCAAGGACTCTTGCAGTATCTCGGCGGGCCAGTCGGGCACGTCGCGCGTATTCCGCTCGAAGTGATTGCGTCCATCGACACGGGTATTGCCAATCGCTGGCAACAGTACGTGGTTTTGCAAGGCGTCTGGGAAGAGAACCAGCAACTCCGGAAAGACATTGAGTGGTTGCGCGGACAAAACAGCCAGTTGCGTGAGCTGGCTGCCGCGACAGAACGATTGACAGCCTTGCTGGAGTTCAAGGAACAGGCGCTCCCCACGATGGTTGCAGCTCGAGTCATCGGGCGCGACACCACCAACCGGTATCAAGCCATTATCCTCAATAAGGGCGAAAGCGACGGGATCAAGCCGGATATGGGCGTGATTACGCCTGCCGGTGTCGTCGGGCGCATTGTGAAGACGACCGGGGCGTCCTCGGTGGTGCTCCTGGTGACGGACCCGAACAATGCCATCGCCGGTCTCATCCAGCGGACGAGAGACGAAGGGATTGTGGAAGGCACCCAGCAGGGGCTGGCCCAGCTGAAGTATCTTCCGTTGCTGTCGACGCTTCGAGACGGCGATCGGGTTGTGACGTCGGGCCTCGTCGGTGACTTCCCGCGAGGGCTCGCGATCGGCACGATTACGCATATCGATAAGCAGGAAGGCGCCCTGTTCCAGTCGGCCGAGCTGATGCCGGAAGTCGATGTCGGCCGCGTGGAAGAAGTGTTGGTGATTCAGGCGTCGTACGGACAGTCCACGAAGACTGCGGGAGGAGTGGATTTGCCCGGGAAGCCGTAA
- a CDS encoding rod shape-determining protein: MFGWFSNDLAIDLGTASTLVYVHGKGIVLNEPSVVAVEKKTERVLAVGTEAKRMLGRTPGNIIAVRPMKEGVIADFEMAEQMLKRFIQKAHNRSAFVRPRIIIGVPSRITQVEQRAVRDSAELAGAREVYLIEEPVAAAIGAGLPITEPSGNMVVDIGGGTTDIAVISLGGIVYSESVKVAGDRMDDAIMNYIKKKYNLLIGEHMAERIKFEIGSAYPFEERKTMMIKGRDLISGIPRTLVVDDAEIREALQEPIGTIVNAIKVALENTPPELAGDIIDRGIVLTGGGSLLKGMDTRFREETNLPIITVDDPLTSVVLGVGKILDELDLLAKVSVMSQANTYR, translated from the coding sequence ATCTTCGGATGGTTCTCAAACGATCTGGCCATTGACCTAGGGACGGCATCGACCCTCGTGTATGTCCATGGGAAAGGGATCGTGTTGAACGAACCCTCGGTCGTGGCGGTTGAGAAGAAGACCGAACGAGTGCTCGCGGTCGGCACAGAGGCGAAGCGCATGTTGGGCCGCACTCCGGGCAACATCATCGCCGTGCGACCCATGAAAGAAGGCGTGATCGCGGACTTTGAAATGGCCGAGCAGATGTTGAAGCGGTTCATCCAGAAGGCGCACAACCGCAGCGCATTCGTGCGCCCGCGCATCATTATTGGTGTGCCGTCGCGTATTACGCAGGTGGAACAGCGGGCGGTGCGAGATTCGGCGGAATTGGCCGGCGCCCGTGAAGTGTATTTGATCGAAGAACCGGTGGCTGCCGCGATTGGCGCCGGGCTCCCGATCACCGAGCCTTCCGGCAACATGGTTGTCGATATCGGTGGCGGCACGACCGACATCGCCGTCATTTCGCTCGGCGGCATCGTCTATAGCGAATCCGTCAAGGTGGCGGGCGATCGTATGGACGACGCGATCATGAATTATATTAAGAAGAAGTATAACCTCCTCATCGGTGAACATATGGCGGAACGGATCAAGTTTGAAATCGGATCCGCCTATCCCTTTGAGGAACGCAAGACCATGATGATCAAGGGGCGCGATTTGATTTCCGGCATTCCCCGCACCTTGGTGGTGGATGACGCGGAAATCAGGGAAGCGCTGCAGGAACCGATCGGGACGATCGTGAACGCGATTAAAGTGGCCCTGGAGAACACCCCGCCGGAGTTGGCGGGCGATATTATTGACCGTGGCATCGTGCTGACGGGCGGCGGATCTTTGCTGAAGGGCATGGATACCCGCTTCCGTGAGGAGACGAATCTGCCGATCATCACCGTGGACGATCCCTTGACCTCCGTGGTCTTGGGGGTCGGGAAAATCCTCGATGAGTTGGATCTGCTGGCCAAGGTGTCGGTCATGTCCCAGGCCAATACGTACCGATAA
- a CDS encoding RDD family protein, giving the protein MAEEVSGVHSIGAGIYPKAQVLNRGIAKLIDLFIVAAAGQVIVPVGFLAGLAYILIADGFAGGRSIGKRLIGLQTVLPGRHEAAGFRESIIRNMPFAVAQLAFAVPYVGWIVSVAIIAFEAILILGNEQGRRLGDEVAGTQVLDVGRLALPD; this is encoded by the coding sequence TTGGCGGAGGAGGTTAGCGGGGTTCATTCAATCGGTGCCGGGATCTATCCCAAGGCGCAGGTCTTGAACCGCGGTATCGCCAAGTTGATCGATTTGTTCATCGTGGCGGCAGCCGGTCAAGTGATTGTGCCGGTAGGTTTCCTCGCAGGGTTAGCGTATATACTGATTGCTGATGGGTTTGCCGGGGGGCGGAGTATCGGCAAGCGATTGATCGGCCTCCAGACGGTGCTTCCAGGCCGGCATGAGGCCGCAGGATTTCGGGAATCCATCATTCGCAATATGCCCTTTGCGGTCGCGCAGTTAGCCTTCGCCGTCCCCTATGTGGGCTGGATTGTGTCGGTGGCAATTATTGCGTTCGAAGCGATCTTGATTCTTGGGAATGAACAGGGGCGGCGTCTTGGTGACGAGGTGGCCGGTACCCAGGTGTTGGATGTGGGGCGACTGGCGTTGCCCGACTGA
- a CDS encoding SurA N-terminal domain-containing protein: MIKLMRDASHNYPWLLKSIMGIIALAFVITMGWWGFGEQTGTVVASVGDLTVSHDEFRRAYENTYRFYKDKVPGDFKDETIKQFVVEQLIDNRTWLIAAKNMGLTVADDDLRDVIMQIPDFQKNGTFDPEVYQRLLAANHLTPALFEAMEAKEVLSNKARMIIRDAVALTPAEIAEAQTLTLRQTESDPAKTAAAKDRAIQDVLFQKQQRALLAYTESLKTTLPITIHRELL; encoded by the coding sequence ATGATCAAATTGATGCGCGACGCGTCCCATAACTATCCCTGGCTCCTCAAATCCATCATGGGGATCATCGCCCTCGCCTTCGTGATCACCATGGGCTGGTGGGGATTCGGCGAACAGACCGGCACCGTCGTCGCGTCAGTCGGCGATCTCACCGTATCCCACGATGAGTTTCGGCGCGCCTACGAAAATACCTACCGCTTCTACAAAGACAAAGTCCCCGGAGATTTCAAAGACGAAACGATCAAGCAGTTTGTGGTCGAGCAGCTGATCGACAATCGAACCTGGCTGATCGCGGCGAAGAACATGGGCCTCACCGTGGCAGACGACGACCTGCGCGACGTCATCATGCAGATCCCGGACTTCCAAAAGAACGGCACCTTCGATCCGGAAGTCTACCAGCGGCTCCTGGCCGCGAACCATCTGACGCCGGCGCTGTTCGAAGCGATGGAAGCGAAAGAAGTGCTCAGCAATAAAGCCCGGATGATCATCCGGGACGCAGTGGCTCTCACTCCTGCCGAAATTGCCGAGGCACAGACCCTCACGCTCAGGCAGACGGAATCGGATCCGGCCAAAACTGCCGCAGCCAAGGACCGCGCTATCCAAGACGTCCTCTTTCAAAAGCAGCAACGAGCGCTGCTGGCCTATACGGAATCGCTCAAGACTACGCTCCCGATCACGATTCACCGCGAGCTGCTCTAG
- the queA gene encoding tRNA preQ1(34) S-adenosylmethionine ribosyltransferase-isomerase QueA, with protein MQLSEFDFPFDASLIAAQPSLPRDQARLLVLQPLDRSLAHRRIDALPDLLQPSDLLVVNNTKVVAARVAGRKRPSGAEVEILFVKDLGDAMWEVLIKGTFRPGQVIEIGADASAVVVERGAAGTRVRVESPIPWSEWLRQHGRMPLPPYLKRAPTDQDREWYQTLFAQHEGAIAAPTAGLHFTPDLLARLQQRGIGLTSVTLHVGIGTFKQVTAEQIEDHRMGAEWIEVGAEAVHAMEQARAAGGRIVAVGTTVVRALETAARAEGRVRPYQGETDIFMTPGFSFQAIDALLTNFHLPRTTLLMLVSALAGTEFLREAYAEAVRERYRFYSYGDAMLIL; from the coding sequence ATGCAGCTCTCCGAATTCGACTTTCCATTCGATGCTTCGCTGATCGCTGCGCAGCCAAGCCTTCCGCGCGACCAGGCCAGGCTGCTCGTGCTGCAGCCGCTTGATCGTTCGCTGGCCCATCGCCGCATTGACGCGCTGCCGGATTTGCTGCAGCCAAGCGATCTCCTCGTGGTCAATAATACGAAGGTGGTGGCCGCGCGCGTGGCGGGACGGAAACGCCCGTCCGGGGCGGAGGTCGAGATTCTCTTTGTGAAGGATCTCGGCGATGCGATGTGGGAAGTGTTGATCAAGGGCACGTTTCGGCCTGGCCAGGTGATTGAGATTGGCGCGGATGCTTCTGCGGTGGTGGTCGAGCGCGGCGCGGCCGGAACGAGGGTCCGGGTGGAGAGTCCTATCCCATGGTCCGAGTGGTTGCGGCAACATGGCCGGATGCCGCTGCCTCCCTACTTGAAGCGGGCGCCGACCGATCAGGATCGCGAGTGGTACCAAACCCTCTTTGCGCAACATGAAGGGGCGATTGCCGCGCCGACCGCCGGGCTTCATTTCACGCCGGATCTGTTGGCGCGGCTGCAACAGCGCGGGATCGGTCTCACGTCCGTCACGCTCCATGTGGGGATCGGGACCTTCAAGCAGGTGACGGCCGAGCAGATCGAAGACCATCGGATGGGAGCTGAATGGATCGAGGTTGGAGCAGAGGCGGTCCATGCCATGGAGCAGGCGCGCGCAGCGGGGGGCAGAATCGTCGCGGTCGGGACGACCGTGGTCCGTGCGCTTGAAACGGCGGCTCGTGCGGAGGGCCGGGTCAGACCCTATCAGGGAGAGACGGATATCTTCATGACGCCGGGGTTTTCGTTTCAGGCGATCGATGCCCTGCTCACGAACTTTCACTTGCCCAGAACGACCTTGCTGATGCTGGTCTCCGCACTGGCCGGGACGGAGTTTCTTCGAGAAGCCTATGCAGAGGCGGTTCGCGAGCGGTACCGCTTTTACAGTTATGGTGATGCGATGTTGATTCTCTGA
- a CDS encoding SpoIID/LytB domain-containing protein: MTQRGTGLCRAMIVAGACLFSLVADAEAAQSIRVMLSTDVAQLNVRADRSLWVTDAKGRGLAMRASVHVSAEGTGFVLNGVFMQTDRLTLGGGESGLTLTFPRPAKKPNGAAVLSGDFGTEISVSGLVSLVRKGKGFLVINLVDFEEYIKGVVPAEVSSTWHPEMLKTQAVAARTYALYQQMLSGKREYDVAATVQDQVYRGKQGIDAGILRAVEETRGLVVTYQDAPIYAAFSSTAAGLTEDAMNVWLKEYPYLKGVECPFDLASPNYQWKSSFRVDTLELNLRQQGFSVGRISTMAPISFSRGGRVAKLRILHSGGELILRGEELRKAVGYTIIPSTQFAIESMGRDVVLSGYGAGHAVGMCQWGAKELAELGYHFSTILQYYYPGTEVQNMTLVKPPIPPSS; this comes from the coding sequence ATGACACAACGAGGGACAGGACTGTGCCGCGCCATGATTGTGGCAGGGGCTTGTCTGTTCAGTTTAGTTGCTGACGCCGAGGCGGCGCAGTCGATCCGGGTCATGCTCTCGACCGATGTGGCACAGCTCAATGTCCGCGCCGACCGTTCCCTCTGGGTGACGGATGCAAAGGGCCGTGGTCTGGCGATGCGCGCATCGGTTCATGTGTCAGCAGAGGGAACGGGGTTTGTGCTGAATGGCGTCTTCATGCAGACGGATCGGCTGACGCTGGGCGGCGGAGAGAGCGGTCTTACGCTGACCTTCCCACGGCCTGCCAAGAAGCCTAATGGGGCGGCGGTGTTATCGGGCGACTTCGGCACGGAGATTTCGGTGAGCGGCCTTGTGTCTCTTGTGCGAAAGGGGAAGGGGTTTCTCGTCATCAATCTGGTGGATTTTGAAGAGTACATCAAGGGGGTGGTTCCCGCCGAGGTCAGTTCGACTTGGCACCCGGAGATGTTGAAAACTCAGGCGGTTGCAGCCAGGACCTATGCGCTCTATCAGCAGATGTTGAGCGGGAAGCGTGAGTACGACGTGGCAGCTACGGTGCAAGACCAAGTCTATCGCGGGAAGCAGGGGATCGATGCCGGGATCTTGCGCGCGGTCGAAGAGACCAGAGGCCTGGTCGTGACCTATCAAGATGCGCCGATCTATGCTGCCTTTTCCTCGACCGCCGCGGGGTTGACGGAGGATGCCATGAATGTATGGTTGAAGGAATATCCCTATCTCAAGGGGGTGGAGTGCCCCTTCGACCTTGCGTCGCCCAATTATCAATGGAAGTCCTCGTTCAGAGTCGACACCCTTGAACTGAATTTGCGGCAGCAGGGTTTCTCTGTGGGGAGGATCTCCACGATGGCGCCCATCTCGTTCAGCCGTGGGGGGCGAGTCGCGAAGCTGCGCATTCTCCATTCCGGTGGAGAATTGATCCTTCGCGGAGAAGAGCTGCGGAAAGCGGTTGGGTATACCATCATCCCCAGCACGCAGTTTGCCATCGAATCCATGGGCCGCGACGTGGTGCTGTCCGGCTATGGCGCGGGCCATGCCGTCGGGATGTGCCAGTGGGGCGCCAAGGAACTGGCCGAGCTGGGCTATCACTTCTCGACGATTCTTCAGTATTATTATCCCGGCACCGAAGTGCAGAATATGACGCTGGTCAAACCTCCGATTCCCCCTTCTTCCTGA
- a CDS encoding DUF2905 domain-containing protein: MAEWGSLGKVFIGIGLCVALVGVLLLMANRVPGVGHLLGWFGKLPGDISIRRDNFSFSFPLATSLLLSIIFSLVFYFITWIFRR; the protein is encoded by the coding sequence ATGGCTGAGTGGGGGAGTCTCGGTAAAGTCTTTATCGGAATCGGGCTCTGTGTGGCCCTGGTCGGTGTGCTATTGCTGATGGCAAATCGCGTTCCCGGAGTGGGGCATCTCCTGGGCTGGTTCGGTAAGCTGCCAGGCGACATCTCCATTCGGAGAGACAACTTCAGCTTCTCATTTCCCCTTGCCACCAGCCTGCTTCTCAGTATCATTTTCAGTCTGGTATTCTATTTCATCACATGGATCTTTCGCCGATGA
- a CDS encoding aspartate-semialdehyde dehydrogenase, with product MLKKKTGYVVAIVGATGAVGTEMIEVLEERKFPVSRLVPLASTRSAGGMVTFDGNEVPIEVLTKDSFAGVDIALFSAGADLSREFSPIAVKAGAVVIDNSAAWRMTPEVPLVVPEVNAHDIQRHKGIIANPNCSTIQMVVALKPLHDKARIKRIVVTTFQSVSGTGKDAMDELMAQCQDLLSFKQPDPKVYPYQIAFNCLPQIDDFLPSGYTKEEMKMVDETRKIMGDQSIHVTATTVRVPVYVGHSEAINIETERKLTVNEARAILSTAPGVLLYDDPAHKIYPMPLEVAGKDEVYVGRIREDESISNGLNLWVVADNLRKGAALNAVQIAEHLTKG from the coding sequence ATGTTGAAAAAGAAAACAGGCTATGTCGTGGCGATCGTCGGTGCAACCGGGGCAGTCGGGACCGAAATGATCGAGGTGCTTGAGGAACGAAAGTTCCCTGTCTCACGTTTGGTTCCCCTCGCCTCCACTCGTTCTGCCGGCGGGATGGTGACGTTCGACGGAAACGAGGTGCCGATCGAGGTCTTGACGAAGGACTCGTTCGCCGGCGTAGACATCGCGCTCTTTTCCGCCGGGGCGGATCTCAGTCGGGAGTTTTCGCCGATCGCGGTGAAGGCCGGGGCTGTGGTGATCGATAATAGCGCCGCCTGGCGGATGACACCGGAGGTGCCGCTCGTGGTGCCAGAAGTGAATGCGCACGACATCCAACGGCATAAGGGCATCATCGCGAACCCGAACTGTTCCACGATTCAAATGGTCGTGGCGCTGAAACCCCTGCATGATAAGGCCAGGATTAAGCGGATTGTCGTCACGACCTTTCAGTCCGTGTCCGGCACGGGGAAAGACGCCATGGATGAGCTGATGGCGCAGTGCCAGGACTTGCTCAGCTTCAAGCAGCCAGATCCCAAGGTCTATCCCTATCAAATCGCCTTCAACTGCTTGCCGCAGATCGACGACTTTCTTCCGTCCGGTTATACGAAGGAAGAGATGAAGATGGTCGATGAGACCAGAAAGATCATGGGCGACCAGTCGATCCATGTGACGGCGACGACGGTGCGGGTCCCTGTCTATGTCGGCCATTCGGAAGCCATCAACATCGAGACGGAGCGGAAGCTCACGGTCAACGAGGCCCGCGCGATTCTCTCGACTGCGCCAGGCGTGCTGCTCTACGACGATCCGGCACATAAGATCTATCCGATGCCGCTGGAGGTTGCGGGGAAGGACGAGGTCTACGTCGGCCGTATTCGTGAAGACGAGTCGATCTCGAACGGTCTGAATCTATGGGTGGTGGCGGACAATTTGCGCAAAGGGGCCGCCCTCAATGCGGTACAAATCGCAGAACATTTGACCAAAGGCTGA
- the leuB gene encoding 3-isopropylmalate dehydrogenase — translation MKAKIAVLAGDGVGREIVPEAVKVLKAVAEKFQHQFEFVSGDVGGQAIDKVGVPLPQETLTLAKQSDAVLLGAVGGPKWEGLEYSLRPERALLGLREHLGLYANLRPAKLYPMLADASTLKREVIEGIDILVIRELTGGIYFGKPKGIEKLPNGSERGFNTEVYTTEEIQRIAKVAFEAARKRRNKVMSVDKANVLESSELWRRVVIETHKDYQGVELSHIYVDNAAMQLVRNPKQFDVMLCNNIFGDILSDEAAMLTGSIGMLPSASIGAKVGLFEPIHGSAPDIAGKNVANPIATIASAAMLLSYAFKLDKEAEAIEQAIVKTLELGYRTKDIHSPGTRLVGTTEMGEAILRNLN, via the coding sequence GTGAAGGCGAAGATTGCCGTATTAGCTGGTGATGGAGTGGGTCGGGAGATCGTGCCTGAAGCGGTGAAAGTACTGAAGGCTGTCGCCGAGAAGTTCCAGCACCAGTTCGAGTTCGTTTCCGGCGATGTCGGCGGGCAGGCTATCGATAAAGTGGGGGTGCCGCTTCCTCAGGAGACCCTGACCTTGGCCAAGCAGAGCGATGCCGTGTTGCTTGGTGCGGTCGGCGGTCCCAAGTGGGAGGGGTTGGAATATAGCTTGCGTCCGGAGCGAGCTTTATTGGGATTGCGCGAGCATCTGGGCCTCTACGCGAATTTACGCCCGGCAAAGTTATACCCGATGTTGGCCGATGCCTCTACGTTGAAGCGTGAGGTGATCGAAGGGATCGACATCCTCGTCATTCGTGAATTGACCGGCGGTATCTATTTCGGGAAACCCAAAGGGATCGAGAAGCTGCCGAACGGGAGCGAGCGAGGATTCAATACCGAGGTCTATACCACGGAAGAAATCCAACGGATTGCGAAAGTGGCATTTGAGGCGGCGAGAAAACGTCGGAATAAAGTGATGTCCGTCGATAAGGCGAATGTGCTGGAATCGTCCGAGCTCTGGCGTCGTGTGGTCATCGAGACCCATAAAGATTATCAAGGTGTGGAGTTGAGCCATATCTATGTCGACAATGCAGCGATGCAGCTCGTGCGCAACCCGAAGCAGTTCGATGTGATGCTTTGTAATAATATCTTCGGCGACATTCTGAGCGATGAAGCGGCGATGTTGACCGGCTCCATCGGCATGTTGCCATCGGCCAGTATTGGCGCGAAAGTCGGATTGTTCGAGCCGATTCATGGTAGCGCGCCGGACATTGCCGGGAAGAATGTGGCGAATCCTATTGCGACGATTGCCTCGGCTGCCATGCTGTTGTCCTATGCGTTCAAGTTGGACAAGGAAGCGGAGGCCATCGAGCAGGCGATCGTAAAGACCCTCGAGCTCGGTTATCGCACGAAAGATATTCATAGCCCCGGGACTCGCCTCGTCGGTACGACGGAAATGGGCGAGGCCATTCTGCGAAATCTGAACTAG
- a CDS encoding cupin domain-containing protein: MVHVTLADRPEFLAGDHTVLRELLHPAKQPLAVGYSLVQGTLAPGARSKWHRLTSSEVYYIIAGSGRLTVDDSVVSVGPGSVVYVPPGGKQSLENSGSTAIEFLCLVDPAWRLEDEDVLE, from the coding sequence GTGGTTCATGTCACCCTGGCAGATCGGCCGGAGTTTCTGGCCGGCGACCATACTGTCTTACGGGAGTTGCTGCATCCGGCCAAACAACCGCTCGCGGTTGGGTATAGTCTGGTGCAGGGGACCTTGGCTCCCGGCGCTCGCTCGAAATGGCACAGGCTGACATCCTCAGAGGTCTATTACATTATTGCCGGATCTGGGCGATTGACTGTGGATGACTCGGTCGTCTCGGTGGGACCTGGCTCCGTCGTCTATGTGCCTCCCGGAGGCAAGCAGTCTCTAGAAAATAGCGGATCCACTGCCATCGAGTTCCTCTGTTTGGTCGATCCAGCTTGGCGGCTGGAGGATGAGGACGTCCTGGAGTAG
- a CDS encoding 2-isopropylmalate synthase, protein MTRMIRIFDTTLRDGEQSPGASMNVEEKIMVAKQLARLGVDIIEAGFAYSSPGDFEAVRRIAQEVEGPTICSLARARPEDIDRAWEALKGAPKVRIHTFLSTSDIHLKHQFRMTRDEAKKRAVEMVQRARGYVDDVEFSPMDASRSDPAYLYEVIEAVIAAGAGTINIPDTVGYAVPQEFGKLIRGIREQVSNSSQAVISVHCHNDLGLAVGNSLAAVYEGAGQVECTINGIGERAGNTALEEIVMGLRTRKDFYQADTKIHTEEIAKTSRLVSKITGMVVQPNKAIVGANAFSHTSGIHQDGLLKDKTTYEIMKPETIGLVESKMVMGKLSGRHAFRQRLVELGYTLSDEEVNRAFERFKKLADQKKEIYEEDLEVIVSEELAKMADRITLKSFHVASGTDQVPTATVELEFDGRTVTQTGTGDGPVDAIYRTIAAITQTKSTLLMYAVKAITGGTDAQGEVSVRVQEEGRTVSGHGADTDIIMASARAYLNALNKLSYLAGKQAQGEQKVNLI, encoded by the coding sequence ATGACCAGGATGATCAGAATTTTCGATACGACTCTGCGCGATGGCGAGCAATCGCCTGGCGCCAGCATGAATGTGGAAGAGAAGATCATGGTGGCGAAGCAGCTGGCTCGCTTGGGGGTGGATATCATCGAAGCGGGGTTTGCCTACAGTTCGCCTGGAGATTTTGAAGCGGTGCGGCGGATCGCGCAGGAGGTCGAGGGGCCGACGATTTGCAGCTTGGCGCGGGCAAGGCCGGAGGATATCGATCGGGCCTGGGAGGCCTTGAAGGGGGCGCCTAAGGTCCGCATCCATACGTTTCTCTCGACGTCGGATATCCATTTGAAGCACCAGTTCAGAATGACGCGCGACGAGGCGAAGAAGCGCGCGGTCGAGATGGTGCAACGGGCGAGGGGCTACGTGGACGATGTGGAATTCTCGCCCATGGATGCCAGCCGTTCCGACCCCGCCTACCTCTATGAAGTGATCGAGGCGGTGATTGCCGCGGGAGCCGGGACGATCAATATCCCCGATACAGTCGGCTATGCGGTGCCGCAGGAATTTGGCAAGCTCATTCGCGGCATTCGCGAACAGGTGTCGAACAGTTCGCAGGCGGTGATCTCCGTCCATTGCCACAATGACCTTGGCCTCGCCGTAGGGAACAGTTTGGCGGCGGTGTACGAAGGGGCGGGCCAGGTTGAATGCACGATCAACGGAATCGGCGAACGGGCGGGGAATACGGCGTTGGAAGAAATCGTCATGGGGCTCAGGACCAGGAAAGATTTCTATCAAGCCGATACGAAGATTCATACCGAAGAGATTGCGAAAACCAGCCGATTGGTCAGCAAGATCACCGGCATGGTGGTGCAGCCCAACAAGGCGATTGTCGGGGCGAACGCCTTCTCCCATACCTCCGGCATCCACCAGGACGGGCTGCTGAAGGACAAGACGACCTATGAAATCATGAAGCCGGAGACGATCGGGCTGGTCGAGAGCAAGATGGTCATGGGGAAGCTCTCAGGGCGGCACGCGTTTCGGCAGAGGCTGGTGGAGTTGGGCTATACGCTCTCGGACGAGGAGGTCAATCGCGCGTTTGAGCGGTTCAAGAAGCTGGCCGATCAGAAGAAAGAGATCTACGAAGAGGATCTCGAAGTCATTGTCTCAGAAGAACTGGCCAAAATGGCTGATCGGATCACTTTGAAGTCGTTCCATGTGGCTAGCGGGACGGATCAGGTGCCGACCGCCACGGTCGAGCTCGAGTTCGACGGACGCACCGTCACGCAGACTGGAACCGGCGACGGGCCGGTGGACGCTATCTATCGGACGATTGCCGCCATCACGCAGACGAAGAGCACCCTCCTCATGTATGCCGTCAAGGCGATCACGGGAGGGACCGATGCCCAGGGCGAAGTTTCGGTCCGGGTGCAGGAAGAGGGGCGCACCGTGTCAGGGCATGGGGCAGATACGGATATCATTATGGCCTCGGCGCGGGCCTATCTGAACGCACTGAACAAGCTCTCCTACTTGGCGGGAAAACAGGCGCAGGGCGAGCAGAAGGTGAACTTGATTTAG
- the pssA gene encoding CDP-diacylglycerol--serine O-phosphatidyltransferase, with translation MKTTGLRQSFGRDGKRRKAAMHLIPNLFTTGNLFCGVFSILSVFNGNYLIAAIAILVAMIFDVLDGKSARLTNSTSHFGLEYDSLSDVVSFGVAPGLLMYSWALSGQGTFGIAVMFAYVAMGAVRLARFNSTAAVADGKYFTGLAIPAAAGVVASLVVFDHYSMKIAADVKPILVLVMTLALSFLMVSTIKYRSFKDMKFSGGRHITYLVWGILAVMLVAAWPQVMLFVIFAGYALLGPAERLVGFLPKMAGKRAPSKTEQSVSGSKF, from the coding sequence ATGAAAACCACCGGACTTCGTCAATCGTTCGGGCGAGATGGGAAGCGGCGTAAAGCCGCCATGCATCTCATTCCGAATTTGTTCACGACAGGGAATCTCTTTTGCGGCGTCTTTTCGATCCTGTCCGTGTTCAATGGGAACTACCTGATCGCAGCCATCGCCATTCTGGTGGCGATGATCTTCGATGTGCTCGATGGAAAATCTGCGCGGTTGACGAATAGCACCAGCCATTTTGGCCTCGAGTACGACTCGTTGTCCGATGTGGTGTCGTTCGGGGTGGCTCCCGGCCTCTTGATGTACTCCTGGGCGCTAAGCGGACAGGGGACGTTTGGTATTGCCGTGATGTTTGCCTATGTCGCGATGGGTGCGGTGCGGTTGGCCCGGTTTAATTCGACAGCGGCTGTGGCGGACGGCAAGTACTTCACTGGCTTGGCGATTCCTGCTGCGGCAGGGGTCGTGGCCTCGCTCGTGGTGTTCGATCATTACAGCATGAAGATTGCGGCGGACGTGAAGCCCATTCTCGTTCTGGTGATGACGTTGGCCCTGTCGTTCTTGATGGTCAGCACCATTAAGTATCGAAGCTTTAAAGATATGAAGTTTAGCGGCGGTCGTCACATTACTTATCTGGTGTGGGGAATTTTAGCCGTCATGCTCGTGGCCGCTTGGCCACAGGTCATGCTATTTGTCATTTTTGCCGGCTATGCCCTGCTCGGTCCGGCAGAACGGCTCGTCGGGTTTCTACCCAAGATGGCCGGGAAACGGGCGCCGAGCAAGACCGAGCAGTCGGTGTCAGGATCGAAGTTTTAG